One uncultured Carboxylicivirga sp. genomic window, AAACAGTTTTTTTGGAGCTCAGGCACAGCGTTTGCAGCAAGGAAAGGATGAAATAAGAGTATGGGTGCGTTATCCACCTGAAGACAGGGAACAGTTTAACCAGTTAGAAAAACTGAAAATCGTTACTGCTCAGGGAGAATTTCCTTTAAGAGAGCTGGTTGATTATGAAATTACACGTGGACCTGTTAGTATCAATCGATTTAATGGTAAGAAAGACATTCGTGTATCAGCCGATTTGGTAAATCCAACAACACCCGTACCTCCTATTCAGGCATATATTACCGACAGTATTATGCCAGGAATTTTAGCTCACAGTCCGGGTGTTAATTTCATGTATCAGGGACAGCAAAAAAATGCACAGGAAAACATGGCTTCCATGCAATCATTCTTTCTGCCAGCATTTGCCTTGATCATTATTGTTATCATGATCCATTTTAAATCAGCTGGTCAAGGCTTGATAATCGTATCAATGGTGCCAATGGGGTTTATCGGTGCTGCCTGGGGTCATTTTATTCACGGATTACCAGTATCGATGTTAAGTGTTTGGGGTATGGTTGCTCTGTCGGGTGTAATTGTCAATGATGCGGTTGTTTTTCTCTCGAAATACAATATACTCATTAAAGAAGGTTATAAGGTTAAGAATGCAATTTATGAAGCCGGGATATCACGTTTCAGACCTATTGTTCTTACAACATTAACAACAACGATAGGTTTATATCCTATTATTCTGGAAACAAGCCGTCAGGCACAGTTTTTAATACCAATGGCTATTGCATTGGCATATGGGGTTTTCTTCGGAACCTTTTTTATTCTTACTGTTTTCCCTATTACAATTTTTGCACTAAACGACGTTTTGCGTTTAATTAAGTGGATTAAGACAGGAGTAATGCCAACCCGCGAAGAAGTGGAACCTGCCATTATATATCATAAACGTGATTTACAATTAAATTCTGACAACCAAAAATAGACAAACGATACTTTTACAATGAAATATTATATTCAATATATTATCGTAATTGCAATACTAACAACTACTCCTAATTGGATGCTTGCACAGCAGAAGATGACTTTGAATGATGCCATCTTAACTGGACTAGCCAATAATTTTGATATTAAGGTTGGTGAAATGAATTACGAAATATCAAAGATTCAGAATTCATGGGGCAATGCTGGAAAGTGGCCTTCAGTGACTCTTTCACTTGGCATGAACAATTCACTCAATGACCGTTTTAATGAGACTAATGAAACCGGATATTTTTCCGGCTCAGTAATGGCTAACTGGTTATTATTTGATGGTTTTGCTGTTAATATCAGAAAAAGCCGATTACAGTATTTAGAACAAATTAGTGGTGGCAATGCAGCTGTCATAGTTGAAAATACAATACAGGCAATCATTTTAGGTTATAATACCGTTCTGTTGGAAATGGAACGGTTAAAAGTTTTGGAATCGGTTATGAACCTGTCAAAAGACCGTTATGATTACATTCAGCATAAAGCTGAATTTGGAGTTGGTTCAACCTATGAAGTTTCACAAGCAAAAGGAGACTGGCTTACCGACAGAGCTAATTATCTGAATCAGGAAATGACAGTAAAATCTGTCAAAAGACAATTATCCTATTTAATGGCTCTTCCTCCTGAATCAAATATTGAATATACCGATATTCTGGAACCTGCAGTAATGGAATATGAGCTTGCTGCTCTAAAGGATAAAATGGAAACTGAAAATCAGACTTTGAAAAATCAGTATCTTAATTTAGAGGTTCTCGACCGGGCTTTAGCTTTAGAGAAATCAGCAAGATATCCGTCTCTTTCATTAAGCACTGGAATATCAAGCAACTATTACCCCGATGTTCTTAACACTAGTGAAACAGCTGCTGCATTTAGTGGATCCTATTCGGCCATTTTAAACCTATCGCTAAGCTATAATTTATTTAACGGAAACCAGGTGAACCGTAATATTGAAATAGCACAAATTCAAGAGCAGATGGGTGAAGTTCAAATAGCTGAAATGAAATCACGCTTAACCAATCAATTATACGATTACTATGCTTTGTATAGTGTGCGTAAGGAATTATATGAATTACAAACCGAAAACCTTGAAACAGCCCAAATAAACATGGACATTTCAACGGAAAAATATCGTAATGGTGCTATCTCATCATTTGATTACCGTAATGCTCAGAGAACCTACCTTGAAACAGCCTTACGACAAGTTCAATCGGTTTATAATCTTATTGAAACTAACACAAACATAATTAGAATTACAGGAGGTATTATTGCAGAATTTGGAGAATAGTTATAGATTTAACATCGTTAACTATCTCCAATACAAATGAAAGGCGTATTATTTGAAATACATCATCCCCAAAACAATGATCAATTATTGGCATATCTATGCGGATTAAGCCCCTTAAGTAAAAAGAGATTTGGTCCGCATGCTTTTACTTTGGATGCAATAAACAATCTGTCGAATAATAAAGGATACAGATTATATACTGCCCGATTCAAAAACAAGTTGATTGGTTATTCAATCACTAAAATCGGTTGGCTCGATCATGAAAAAGCCAGGCTGATGAAATACGGTATCATTGAAAATTATCATGATATTACCCTGGCACCTTCCATTGCCGATGAATATCAATGTAAAGGTATTGGGTCTCAATTTTTACAATTTATTCTGAGCGATATCGACAGTCTGATGAAAAAAGGAAACATCTATCTTTGGGGTGGAGTTCAGAAAAGCAATAAAAGAGCCATTAAGCTATATGAAAAAATGGGATTTGTCACCCTTGGAGTTTTTAACAACAAGGGTGCTTATCTCGACATGGTACTTCCGCGTAAAACAGAAATAGTACACCAGAGAATTTCAAATCCTGAAAAAATCTATTCTTAAACCTTAATTATCTTTATTCAAAAAATATAGAGAAAATAGTCTCCTGAAAATAACCAATTATTAAAATGTAAACTCGGCGCCTAATGAAACCCCAAATCGTTGATACGCATTAGAATCAGTGTAGCTTTTTAGGAAAACATTATAATAGGGAGTAAGTGTTAAACCACACCAGTTGGTCAGTTTATACTTTGAAATCATAGATAGATTAAGACCAACATTTTCAGATGGATATTCATCCTGAGGATAAATATTATAAAGTTTATAGTTAGAGTCTCCATTATCCAAAAAGTTTTGATAATCAGCTTCCACAACAAATTCTCCAATCAAACCTGGTGAGGCGAATAATTGAAAATTACCTTTCTGGTATATTTTGTAATCAAAGTTCAAACTTAACTCATAACCATAAAGAGTTACTCTGGTATAATCCATGTCATAACTTACTGGCCATTTTGATCCGTAATATTTCTGTATGTAACCCGCACCAACTCTTATACGATGCTTATCACTCAAAAAATAACTTACATCTAACCCATATGTAAATTGATTTGTAATGCCATAGAATGAAAAACCATTATAATCAGAAGATCTGAAACCATTAATTGTATTTCCTGTTCCAGCATGCAGATTAACAGACAGTTTACCCTTTTCTGTCTCCTGTCCAGATGAGATGATTGGAAAAGCAATTATCAGAATCGTCCATAAATTCCTATTTTTAAGCAAATTCATTGTTATTGATTGTTTCATAGTTGATAATTAATTTATTTCATCAACATGATAATGATGTTGACAACCGAAGTTTAGAACAATCGTGGCTAAACATCATGCAAATTCTATGAAAGCAATCATTTATACAATACAACACTACTTTTTATCATTGAATGATAAAAAGTATTTCTATCTGCTTAAGAAGTTAGTTTGAATACAAAAAGAAGCTATTAACTTATGAAATATGTGTGTTAGTTTATAAACACTAAAGAGTAATGTTACGGTAACATGAGAAAAGTAAAAAGAATACATTAAGCTAATTATCCTACATACAAAACAACAAAATACCCACTTTTAGTTGGTTATAATTCTTCACCCAACCTGATTATAAATTCAGCCAGTTCTTTATTACTTGCGTATAATATACCGGCATGATTCATATAAGCAGATTCCTTGCGGTTAAGATCCATTTTGTGACCTTTACTATCAGTCACCCAAGCTGAGATACTATTTCCTATTGCAACTGTAGCAGCAAAATCCCAGATACTTCCTCCACCATTACCTGGTTTAGGATACTTAAAATAACAGGCATCCGTATGTTGAAATACACTAATAGCATTAACAACTGCACCTGCTCCACTAATTACCTTAAATCCTCTTAAACCGATACTTTTTGCATAGTTATCCATTTGTCGAAAGATTAAGTAATACTTAGGATGTCGCAGAAAACTTTTATCGCAATAAAGGCAAAGTTTCTTATCTGCATTTTCAGCAACCGTTAACGATGGTTCCAATGAAGAAACCAAAGTATCGGTAAAAGGCATGTAAATAACACCTAAAACCGGATCTCCTTGCTTTGATATAAGCGCAACAGACACTGCATAACCAGGATACCCCTCGGTGAAAGCCAATGTTCCGTCCAATGGATCGACACACCAGAAATAGTCTTTTCTGAATCGACTCTTATCATCTTCCGACTCTTCACCCAACCATCCTAAATCAAATTCAACAATGGTTGGCTGTAGCCTCTTCAAAATAACATCCTGTGCTTTTAAATCAGCTTCAGTTAAAACTTGAGAAGCCACACTATGTCCACCTTTTTTATCATTCAGACGTTTATGGGTGTGAACCATACTTTGAATGATCTTACCGGCTTCAACTACTGCTTCTTTAGCAATATTATTTAAATGTTCAAGTTGATTCTTGTCTAACTGCATTATAATGTCACTCCTAATTCTTTAATTACTTTCCGGGCCATTTTTTCACTATAACTGTTCAGTTTCCAGTGATCGGGACTCCAGCCCTTCAAAAAACGATGAAAATCTGTCCAGGCATAAGGATATAAATCTCTCCATTCCTTTTCAAGTTCCTCTCCATCTTCTTCGATTCCTAAATCGATTAACGCTTTTTGTAATTGCTCAAAATAATAATCCAGCAAAGGTTGTTCGTATTTTTTACACTCTTCTTCATAAATACAACTTCCAATAAAGTAAGCTACATCTTTCATTCCACAACCACCACCAACATATTGAAAATCCACTGCTGCGACTTCATTTTTATCAGAAAAGCAAAAATTTGCCAACTTAGCATCCCCGTGCACAAAAGTTTTATAACGACAATCACTCAATTTCTGATCCACCAATGGAGCTGCTTCTTTCAACAAAGGATCATCCATCACATCCAATTCATCGGGACGTGTTGACAAATGCCAATATGTACCAACTTCCCATAATCCTTCTGGCTTTCTATTTAAAAATGTCGCATGAAAATTAGCCAACCAGCTCAAACACGCTTCCATTTCATTTATACTAACCGAGTACTTTCGCATTGGAAATCCTGAGATATCCAAATCTTCCAATACAATCAGCACCTCATTATCCAGCTCTTCGTTATAATAACACTCCGGCACCTTGCAATCAATGCTACATCCATCGCTGTAGTTCTTATACCAATGTGTTTCAACTTCATAAGATTTCACTTTGCGCTGATGTGAGAAATCAGTATTCCAGCCTCTTGGATGTTTTGTTGAGTCAGGCAACTTAACGTGTTTCACTATAATACTTTCCTTAACTCCTCCTTCAACTTTATAGCGAACAATTTCACCATACCCACTCCATAAATTCTGGATCACTTCTTGTCGGATAATTCTTTCAGCTCCTATATTCTGGGCAATTCTCTTTTCTAACGCAATATCCATAATCCACCAAATTAACAACAAATATAAAAAAGATCAAAGCAATAATTGACCTGTATTATCAATCAATTGGCCATTGTGATGACTTTGTCAGATAACTATGTACTAACAATTGGTAATTTTTTCCTGTTTCTGATTTTACTGTAAGAAAGAGGAATTAACAACATTATTAGAATCAATGTAACCAGAGAAACAAAAAATGGAAGATAAGTCAAGCCAAAAACCATACCAATGATAACACCAGTAATTATCATTGTAACCATCATTCGTGCTGTATAACCACCTTTCTTCATGGAGTCGTAATGAACCGAAAAAGGTAAAGGTTGTTTTTGAATGGTAATCCCCGCAACCGCCCATAAAAGATTAGAAGAAGCCCCAATTAAAATATAAACAACTTCTTTTACCCCCCAAATATAGAATACCAGTATACAAAGAAATACATATACAGGCACAAAGAATTTAAAAACCAACAACTTCAAAGCTCCTGAATGTAAATGATTTACATTTTTAATTTCAGGAATACTATATATCCATGATGCTTGCGGAGTATTTGAAAAAGGAAGAATGCTCACCGTTACTATACTAACAATACCAACAAATATTAATCCCAGATATTTTTGAGAAGAGGCTAATTCAACCCAAAAATTATCCATATTTTTCATTGATGGTATTAACATTACAACAGCTATTATTATAGCATATGCTATTGATGGATATGCCTGTTGCTTAAACTTACGATCGCGTTTAGTAACATTATTGGCAAATTCCCAGCCTTTCTTTTCCATATAGGATACACAAACAATATTACTCCACCAATTTAAATATCCACTACTCCTACCTTCAGCTTTTTCAGGTTTCTCCTTCTTACCACTGGAAACACTACTTTGGCTTAATACAGTATCAAAATCATTTGAAAGCAATCGTATTAAAATCACAGCACCAACGCTTGAAACCATTATTGCTAATATTGAAAGGAGAACATTATTTAGGTCCAGCCCTGATCGAATTAAATCAGCCAATCCGGCAAACCAAACGGGAGGTATTAAATAGGTCCACCAGGACATAGAGAGAGTAACTTCGCCTATTCCTTCAATATCAAAGATTCTTGGTAATATTTGGTAACCTCCAATTATAACGATTGTAAGACCTATCTGGATGTAATTAATAATATCCTTAAACTTTTCACCATTAACGAGTTTAGCCATTGACATATAAAACCCAACCACTATCATCAATGTAAACCACGATGCCAGAAAGACACTTACTAAAAAGGGTATTACACTAATTCCATGCTTAATCAGAACAAAACCTGAAACAGGTATACTCAACGAAAAAGTTATGATTGAAATATAAGTCATAATATGAGCTAACCTTGTCACTAATAAGGTTCGAGCTGAAACCGGACGAGGCAGTAATATGTAATTCTCATTTTCGTCAAAGAGAACACTGGTAAATTCCACCAACATAGTTGATCCGGTCATGACCATGATAACAGCAAAAAACAATGAATAGGCAACTATGGGATCATTTAATGCAAACATCATTGGCAGCATCATTAAACCGATTATTCCATAAAGAAAAATCTGTTTTCCAAAGGTTTGTTTCTTACCTGATGTTTGCAGACTGTTAGGCGTACGACGAAAATCCATTTTCATCTTTGTTGAATACAGTGCATAAAAGTGTTCTGCATTCACACCTAAAATCTTCAAGAGTGGCGCTAATATAAACTTCTTAATCATTGCTGTTTAATTAAGAGATTCGAATAATGCATTGGTCTCTTCTACATTTTCCTTACTACCTGTTAGTCGGGCAAATACCTGTTCCAACGAAGAATTATCCAGTTTCAACTCTTCAAAAGTACCATCAGCAATCACTATACCTTCATTAATCAGAACAATTCGATCTGAAATCTTCTCAACAACATCCATTAAATGAGAACTGTAGAAAATGGTTTTTCCCTGAGCAGCTAACTTCGTCAGCATCTCTTTCACCAGGATAACAGAATTGGCATCCAGACCAGACAGCGGCTCATCCAGAAAAAGAATCTCCGGATTATTAATAACACCTGCAATAATCAAAATTTTCTGACGCATTCCCTTGGAAAAGGAATCCATTCTTTGGTTAGCATGCTCCGACATTCCAAAAAACTTAAGAAGGCTATCAATCCTTTCTCTTGTTTTATCTTCAGGAATTTCAAATAGAGTAGCCAGTAATCCAAGATATTCATTGGGTGTAAGTGTTTCATACAGAGCAGAGGTTTCTGGCACATAGCCTATTTTTCGCTTAATCTCCATTTCATATTGCCTGAGATCAAGGCCATTAACCAAAATTTCACCTTCAAAATCCTTTAAAAGTCCGCAAAGAATTTTAACGGTTGTACTTTTACCTGCTCCATTTGGACCAATATAGCCAATAATCTGACCACCTTTAATCTCAAGATCAATACCTTTTAAAACTTCCTTACGCTGAGAGCCTTTCCCATAAGATTTACGTAATCCTTTTAGTACAATTACAGGTTCATTCATTGGGGTTAAGATTTATTAATAGATTATAAAGATAAAAAAAGGGTACTTAAAGAAGCACCCATATATATGATTTCTCTATGATCTTACTCTTTTAATGATTTTTCTTCATCCTTTTTTAAAGAGAACTTAAGAATTATATAGCCTGCTACTCCAGCTATTATTGATCCAACAAAAATACCAATTTTAGCTTGGTTAAGTAATTCAGGAGAGTCCTTAAACCCTAATGATGCAATAAAAATAGACATCGTAAAACCGATACCACCCAATAAAGCCAATCCTAAAAATGACAACCAGGATGAACTCTTGGGTTTAATGGCGAAACCAAAACGAACAGCTAACCACGAAAAGAATGTAATTCCAATGGCTTTACCAAAAACAAGACTGAAAGCGATTGCCAATGATAATG contains:
- a CDS encoding TolC family protein gives rise to the protein MKYYIQYIIVIAILTTTPNWMLAQQKMTLNDAILTGLANNFDIKVGEMNYEISKIQNSWGNAGKWPSVTLSLGMNNSLNDRFNETNETGYFSGSVMANWLLFDGFAVNIRKSRLQYLEQISGGNAAVIVENTIQAIILGYNTVLLEMERLKVLESVMNLSKDRYDYIQHKAEFGVGSTYEVSQAKGDWLTDRANYLNQEMTVKSVKRQLSYLMALPPESNIEYTDILEPAVMEYELAALKDKMETENQTLKNQYLNLEVLDRALALEKSARYPSLSLSTGISSNYYPDVLNTSETAAAFSGSYSAILNLSLSYNLFNGNQVNRNIEIAQIQEQMGEVQIAEMKSRLTNQLYDYYALYSVRKELYELQTENLETAQINMDISTEKYRNGAISSFDYRNAQRTYLETALRQVQSVYNLIETNTNIIRITGGIIAEFGE
- a CDS encoding GNAT family N-acetyltransferase codes for the protein MKGVLFEIHHPQNNDQLLAYLCGLSPLSKKRFGPHAFTLDAINNLSNNKGYRLYTARFKNKLIGYSITKIGWLDHEKARLMKYGIIENYHDITLAPSIADEYQCKGIGSQFLQFILSDIDSLMKKGNIYLWGGVQKSNKRAIKLYEKMGFVTLGVFNNKGAYLDMVLPRKTEIVHQRISNPEKIYS
- a CDS encoding outer membrane beta-barrel protein, whose amino-acid sequence is MKQSITMNLLKNRNLWTILIIAFPIISSGQETEKGKLSVNLHAGTGNTINGFRSSDYNGFSFYGITNQFTYGLDVSYFLSDKHRIRVGAGYIQKYYGSKWPVSYDMDYTRVTLYGYELSLNFDYKIYQKGNFQLFASPGLIGEFVVEADYQNFLDNGDSNYKLYNIYPQDEYPSENVGLNLSMISKYKLTNWCGLTLTPYYNVFLKSYTDSNAYQRFGVSLGAEFTF
- a CDS encoding inositol monophosphatase family protein, which produces MQLDKNQLEHLNNIAKEAVVEAGKIIQSMVHTHKRLNDKKGGHSVASQVLTEADLKAQDVILKRLQPTIVEFDLGWLGEESEDDKSRFRKDYFWCVDPLDGTLAFTEGYPGYAVSVALISKQGDPVLGVIYMPFTDTLVSSLEPSLTVAENADKKLCLYCDKSFLRHPKYYLIFRQMDNYAKSIGLRGFKVISGAGAVVNAISVFQHTDACYFKYPKPGNGGGSIWDFAATVAIGNSISAWVTDSKGHKMDLNRKESAYMNHAGILYASNKELAEFIIRLGEEL
- a CDS encoding oxidoreductase family protein, with amino-acid sequence MDIALEKRIAQNIGAERIIRQEVIQNLWSGYGEIVRYKVEGGVKESIIVKHVKLPDSTKHPRGWNTDFSHQRKVKSYEVETHWYKNYSDGCSIDCKVPECYYNEELDNEVLIVLEDLDISGFPMRKYSVSINEMEACLSWLANFHATFLNRKPEGLWEVGTYWHLSTRPDELDVMDDPLLKEAAPLVDQKLSDCRYKTFVHGDAKLANFCFSDKNEVAAVDFQYVGGGCGMKDVAYFIGSCIYEEECKKYEQPLLDYYFEQLQKALIDLGIEEDGEELEKEWRDLYPYAWTDFHRFLKGWSPDHWKLNSYSEKMARKVIKELGVTL
- a CDS encoding ABC transporter ATP-binding protein, with the protein product MNEPVIVLKGLRKSYGKGSQRKEVLKGIDLEIKGGQIIGYIGPNGAGKSTTVKILCGLLKDFEGEILVNGLDLRQYEMEIKRKIGYVPETSALYETLTPNEYLGLLATLFEIPEDKTRERIDSLLKFFGMSEHANQRMDSFSKGMRQKILIIAGVINNPEILFLDEPLSGLDANSVILVKEMLTKLAAQGKTIFYSSHLMDVVEKISDRIVLINEGIVIADGTFEELKLDNSSLEQVFARLTGSKENVEETNALFESLN